The Callospermophilus lateralis isolate mCalLat2 chromosome 3, mCalLat2.hap1, whole genome shotgun sequence genome has a segment encoding these proteins:
- the LOC143395758 gene encoding interferon regulatory factor 4-like, with translation MANGPWRKEEERVPISNGPVLRTGGPLRLRDWLVAQIESGLYAGLRWEDQDKTLFRIPWKHAAKQGYEAQQDAALFRAWAVYKGKHLEGTDKEDPSTWKTRLRCALNKSIDFREVRERSQLDTSHPYKVYRLVSDHTSRPVSKVHASPAKEGTPSSQQRPPGEATGPACRGHQDGSRLATEDEDKEQPPRLAQQGSLPPAALLPDPLADHRYQAQDLGHPWSPVPCEDFNSPDYWLHVRLFYGPALVRETTARTAEGCHLSPGTAASAAAQRLLGPPARLAQVHFPEPPPGARVLRRLLPHLERGVLLWVAPEGVFAKRLCQGRVYWRGQLAPHRAQPNKLEREHTCQLLDTRRFLEELHAHLQDGRPEPEYQIRLCFGEEYPGPPDQPEERLVMAHVEPFFARELLLHSRRLHPGIPRGPQQGILDGLTHL, from the exons ATGGCCAACGGCCCCTGGcggaaagaggaagagagagtcCCGATCAGCAATGGACCTGTGTTGAGAACCGGGGGTCCCCTGCGTCTCCGCGACTGGCTAGTGGCACAGATCGAGAGCGGACTCTACGCCGGGTTGCGCTGGGAAGACCAGGACAAGACCCTCTTCCGCATTCCCTGGAAGCACGCAGCCAAGCAGGGCTACGAGGCGCAGCAGGACGCAGCGCTCTTCAGG GCCTGGGCTGTGTACAAGGGCAAGCACTTGGAGGGTACTGACAAGGAGGACCCCTCCACCTGGAAGACGAGGCTCCGCTGTGCCCTCAACAAGAGCATCGACTTCCGCGAGGTGCGCGAGCGCAGCCAGCTGGACACCTCCCACCCCTACAAGGTCTACCGGCTGGTGTCTGACCACACCTCCCGCCCAG TTTCCAAGGTCCATGCTTCTCCTGCAAAAGAGGGCACTCCCTCAAGTCAACAGCGACCCCCTGGAGAAGCAACTGGGCCTGCGTGCAGGGGACATCAG GATGGCTCCAGATTAGCCACAGAGGATGAGGACAAGGAGCAGCCCCCAAGGCTGGCCCAGCAGGGCTCCTTGCCACCAGCCGCCCTCCTCCCAGACCCTTTGGCTGACCACA GGTACCAGGCACAGGACCTTGGACACCCCTGGAGCCCAGTGCCCTGTGAAGACTTCAACAGCCCTG ATTACTGGCTGCACGTGCGTCTTTTCTATGGCCCGGCGCTGGTGCGCGAAACCACCGCGCGCACCGCGGAGGGCTGCCATCTGAGCCCCGGGACAGCCGCCTCCGCCGCCGCCCAGCGCCTGCTGGGGCCGCCCGCACGCTTGGCGCAGGTTCACTTCCCCGAGCCGCCGCCGGGCGCCCGCGTGCTGCGGCGCCTGCTGCCGCACCTGGAGCGCGGCGTGCTGCTGTGGGTGGCGCCCGAGGGCGTGTTCGCCAAGCGTCTGTGCCAGGGCCGCGTGTACTGGCGCGGCCAGCTAGCCCCGCACCGCGCGCAGCCCAACAAGCTGGAGCGCGAGCACACCTGCCAGCTGCTCGACACGCGCCGCTTCCTCGAAG AGCTGCACGCCCACCTGCAGGATGGACGGCCGGAGCCGGAATACCAGATCCGCCTGTGCTTTGGCGAGGAGTACCCGGGTCCCCCAGACCAGCCGGAGGAGAGGCTCGTCATGGCTCAC GTGGAGCCGTTCTTCGCCCGTGAGCTGCTCCTGCACTCCAGGCGCCTTCACCCTGGCATCCCGCGGGGACCCCAGCAGGGCATCCTGGATGGCCTCACCCACCTTTGA
- the Dusp15 gene encoding dual specificity protein phosphatase 15 isoform X1, whose amino-acid sequence MPKTRISWAGIRSHTSSLFMSHPSLFCRISPTFASRWLTPLKYPSKSTSKNVSASSTVAGSMGGTALCTDQHLFLYGTPRPQTHLQHSYNHLKSCLCFAGISRSTTIVTAYVMTVTGLGWREVLEAIKATRPIANPNPGFRQQLEEFGWGHSRKLRRQLEERFGESPFRDEEDVRALLPLCKRCRQGSATSAASAAPTAPHSSASEGTLQRLVPRTTRDAHRSLPLLARVKQTFSCLPRCLSRKGSK is encoded by the exons ATGCCAAAGACCCGGATCAGCTGGGCCGGAATAAGATCACACACATCATCTCTATTCATGAGTCACCCCAGCCTCTTCTGCAG GATATCACCTACCTTCGCATCCCGGTGGCTGACACCCCTGAAGTACCCAT CAAAAAGCACTTCAAAGAATGTATCAGCTTCATCCACTGTTGCCGGCTCAATGGGGGGAACTGCCTTGTGCACTG ATCAACACCTCTTCCTCTATGGAACTCCTAGGCCCCAGACTCATCTTCAACACAGTTACAACCACCTGAAATCATGTCTCTG CTTTGCAGGCATCTCCCGCAGTACCACCATTGTGACAGCATATGTGATGACGGTGACGGGGCTGGGCTGGAGGGAAGTGCTTGAAGCCATCAAGGCCACCCGGCCCATCGCCAACCCCAACCCAGGCTTCAGGCAGCAGCTGGAGGAGTTTGGCTGGGGACACTCCCGGAAG CTTCGCCGGCAGCTGGAGGAGCGCTTCGGGGAGAGCCCGTTCCGCGACGAGGAGGACGTGCGCGCGCTGCTGCCGCTGTGCAAGCGCTGCCGCCAGGGCTCTGCCACCTCGGCCGCCTCGGCCGCCCCGACCGCGCCGCACTCGTCAGCCTCGGAGGGGACCCTGCAGCGCCTGGTGCCGCGCACGACGCGGGACGCCCACCggtcgctgccgctgctggcgcgCGTCAAGCAGACTTTCTCTTGCCTCCCTCGGTGTCTGTCCCGCAAGGGCAGCAAGTGA
- the Dusp15 gene encoding dual specificity protein phosphatase 15 isoform X2, with translation MGNGMTKVLPGLYLGNFIDAKDPDQLGRNKITHIISIHESPQPLLQDITYLRIPVADTPEVPIKKHFKECISFIHCCRLNGGNCLVHCFAGISRSTTIVTAYVMTVTGLGWREVLEAIKATRPIANPNPGFRQQLEEFGWGHSRKLRRQLEERFGESPFRDEEDVRALLPLCKRCRQGSATSAASAAPTAPHSSASEGTLQRLVPRTTRDAHRSLPLLARVKQTFSCLPRCLSRKGSK, from the exons ATGGGAAATGGCATGACCAAG GTACTTCCTGGACTCTACCTCGGAAACTTCATTG ATGCCAAAGACCCGGATCAGCTGGGCCGGAATAAGATCACACACATCATCTCTATTCATGAGTCACCCCAGCCTCTTCTGCAG GATATCACCTACCTTCGCATCCCGGTGGCTGACACCCCTGAAGTACCCAT CAAAAAGCACTTCAAAGAATGTATCAGCTTCATCCACTGTTGCCGGCTCAATGGGGGGAACTGCCTTGTGCACTG CTTTGCAGGCATCTCCCGCAGTACCACCATTGTGACAGCATATGTGATGACGGTGACGGGGCTGGGCTGGAGGGAAGTGCTTGAAGCCATCAAGGCCACCCGGCCCATCGCCAACCCCAACCCAGGCTTCAGGCAGCAGCTGGAGGAGTTTGGCTGGGGACACTCCCGGAAG CTTCGCCGGCAGCTGGAGGAGCGCTTCGGGGAGAGCCCGTTCCGCGACGAGGAGGACGTGCGCGCGCTGCTGCCGCTGTGCAAGCGCTGCCGCCAGGGCTCTGCCACCTCGGCCGCCTCGGCCGCCCCGACCGCGCCGCACTCGTCAGCCTCGGAGGGGACCCTGCAGCGCCTGGTGCCGCGCACGACGCGGGACGCCCACCggtcgctgccgctgctggcgcgCGTCAAGCAGACTTTCTCTTGCCTCCCTCGGTGTCTGTCCCGCAAGGGCAGCAAGTGA